In Palaeococcus ferrophilus DSM 13482, the genomic window CGGAGCCTGTCGAGCTCTATCGCAACCGCAGAGGGCCTCTCCCTGAGGATCGTCTCCATTACCTCCCTCCTGCTCTCCGGCGAAACGTGCATCGTGCCTATGACCTTAACGTAGCGCAGATAACTCACTCCCCTCCCTCCAGCAGGTTTTTGAGCTCCCATTTTCCGGATTTGAACGTCAAAACGTCGAAGTCCCTTGGAACGATGAAGTCCACGCCGGATTCACCGCACAGCCTCTCCGCCTCTGAGACGTACTCATCGTAACCGTAGCGGAAGGCCCTGTGGAAGAGAGCCAGGAGCTTGGCTTTTGCACCCCTCGCCGCTTCACACGCTTCCCTGACGGTGCTGTGGTAGCTCTCGCCCCTGTGCTCCGGTTCGAGGTAGGTGGCCTCGTGGATGAGCAGGTCCGCGTTCTCCGCGAAGAGTCTAACCCTATCGCACGGCTCGGTGTCGCCGGTATAGACGACCTTTAAGCCCTTCCTCCTCGGCCCCGTGACCTCTTCAAGGCGGATTAGCCTACCGTTCCACTCTATCTCACCCTCGCGCTCAAGCTTCCCCAGAATAGGCCCCTCAAGGCCGTACTCCCTGAGCTTCTCGGGGATGAAGTTCCCGCGCCTGTCCTTCTCCTTGAAGACGTATCCTAGGGCTGGAATGCCGTGGCTAACCTTGAAGCTCCAGACCTCGTAGCCCTCAAACTCCAAGCGGCTCTCCCCGAGTTCGTGGACGTGTATCTCAAAGCCCGGGCGGAAAAAGCCGCTGTTGATGTAGTTCTGGACGAACTGAAAGGTGTACTTTGGGCCGTAGATGTGCAGGGGCTTTTCCCTGCCCCACAGGTTCATAGTCTGGATGAGGCCCCCGAGACCGAGGTAGTGGTCGCCGTGGAAGTGGGTTATGAAAATCTTCCCGACCCTCATCGGGCTGAGCTTTGCCCTGTTCATCTGTCTTATGGTTCCCTCCCCCGCGTCAAGGAGAATGACCTCCCCCCTATAGCGGAGCGCTATCGCAGGAACGTTTCTCTCGCCCGTTGGCATTATCCCGCCCGTCCCGAGGAAGAAGACTTCCAACATGTTCTGTAGGTTGCCGGGAGGTGAATAAAAACCTATCGAAGCACCCCCTCCCCCGTACGTTTGGGAGAAAAGTTAAAAAGAGAGAAAGTCCACTAACCCTAAGGTGGTTGTAATGATCGAGCGCTTAAAGCAGATGCTCCGCGTGGAAATACTCGAGGTAGAGGAAGAGGATGGAAAGCTCATAGTCTACGTACCCAAGGACCAGGTTA contains:
- a CDS encoding ribonuclease Z; its protein translation is MLEVFFLGTGGIMPTGERNVPAIALRYRGEVILLDAGEGTIRQMNRAKLSPMRVGKIFITHFHGDHYLGLGGLIQTMNLWGREKPLHIYGPKYTFQFVQNYINSGFFRPGFEIHVHELGESRLEFEGYEVWSFKVSHGIPALGYVFKEKDRRGNFIPEKLREYGLEGPILGKLEREGEIEWNGRLIRLEEVTGPRRKGLKVVYTGDTEPCDRVRLFAENADLLIHEATYLEPEHRGESYHSTVREACEAARGAKAKLLALFHRAFRYGYDEYVSEAERLCGESGVDFIVPRDFDVLTFKSGKWELKNLLEGGE
- a CDS encoding KH domain-containing protein, translated to MIERLKQMLRVEILEVEEEDGKLIVYVPKDQVKIAVGSGGSAVKAAELVLGKKIEIRGK